One window of Botrimarina mediterranea genomic DNA carries:
- a CDS encoding iron-containing alcohol dehydrogenase family protein, which produces MKPFDFHCPTRIVFGPGRVAELGTLTAELGVKRAMVVSDPGIIQVGHTGRCVELLNAAGVETLVFDGVQENPTTDNVDRGAEVARDYRPDAIIAVGGGSSMDCCKGINFVYSCGGRMQDYWGVGKATGPMLPMIAVPTTAGTGSEAQSFALISDAETHVKMACGDKRAAFRIAVLDPELTLTQPPRVTALTGIDALSHAVETLVTKKRNEMSLNFSRTAWRLLSTGLERLIDEPNNRECRGDVQLGACIAGLAIETSMLGSAHAAANPLTAAFGLPHGEAVGLMLPHVVRHNGRLPEVAQAYAELVAATGEPVGNPVSQLADHLDSLRHRFGLAGRIAELGVAREALPQLAADAARQWTGTFNPVEMGEDDFQRLYEAAF; this is translated from the coding sequence ATGAAGCCCTTCGATTTCCACTGCCCAACTCGCATCGTCTTCGGCCCCGGCCGAGTGGCGGAGCTGGGCACATTGACGGCGGAGCTTGGTGTCAAGCGGGCGATGGTGGTGTCGGATCCGGGTATCATCCAGGTAGGGCACACGGGACGTTGTGTTGAGTTGCTGAATGCCGCGGGCGTTGAGACGCTCGTCTTCGATGGCGTGCAGGAGAACCCCACAACCGACAATGTCGATCGCGGCGCCGAGGTCGCGCGCGACTATCGGCCCGACGCGATCATCGCCGTCGGTGGCGGCAGCAGCATGGACTGCTGCAAGGGGATCAACTTCGTCTACTCGTGTGGCGGGCGGATGCAGGACTACTGGGGCGTCGGCAAGGCCACGGGGCCGATGCTGCCGATGATCGCTGTGCCGACGACCGCCGGCACCGGCAGCGAAGCCCAGTCGTTCGCCCTCATCAGCGACGCCGAGACCCACGTCAAAATGGCGTGCGGCGACAAGCGTGCCGCGTTCCGTATCGCCGTGCTCGACCCCGAGCTAACACTGACGCAGCCGCCACGGGTCACGGCTCTGACGGGCATCGACGCGCTGAGCCACGCCGTCGAAACGCTCGTCACGAAGAAACGCAACGAGATGTCCCTCAACTTCAGCCGCACGGCCTGGCGGCTACTTTCGACGGGGCTAGAGCGGCTCATCGACGAACCTAACAATAGGGAATGTCGCGGCGACGTGCAGCTCGGCGCATGCATAGCGGGCCTCGCGATCGAGACCTCGATGCTCGGCAGCGCCCACGCCGCCGCCAACCCGCTAACCGCTGCTTTCGGCCTGCCGCACGGAGAAGCCGTGGGCCTGATGCTGCCGCACGTGGTGCGTCACAACGGGAGGCTCCCTGAAGTCGCCCAGGCCTACGCCGAATTGGTCGCAGCAACCGGCGAGCCGGTCGGCAATCCCGTTAGCCAGCTCGCCGACCACCTCGACTCCTTGCGACATCGCTTTGGCCTAGCGGGTAGAATCGCAGAACTCGGCGTCGCCCGCGAAGCGCTCCCCCAACTCGCGGCCGACGCGGCCCGTCAATGGACGGGTACGTTCAACCCCGTTGAAATGGGCGAAGATGACTTCCAACGTCTTTACGAAGCGGCCTTCTAG
- a CDS encoding phenylacetate--CoA ligase family protein produces MSAAPAVSSDDLPSDDAVAQARAALDAHAVEIVQWHFHESTGCPFWLEKKKELKFDPLTEVKCFEDIKKFPDFEDEWLRGGPVRRWVPQAYADKPIYVFETGGTTGIPKSRIAIDDFRTDYSNFSDTLPDKYFPPGSNWLMLGPSGPRRLRLAVEHLAQHRGGICFCIDLDPRWVVKCLKKGQIDHANDYKKHCIDQAITILTAGHDVRCMFGTPKLIEALCLELEERGTSLAEAGVTGIFSGGTEFTPQWTKFCVEELFGGPPEESGVYMTPTYGNTLMGLACSEPVTKANGYKITYHAPEPRAVLEVVDFDKTDEVVGYGETGRSKLTTLTKEFFVPGFLERDEGEREPPHAMYPWDGISGVRPFSRLAGGTTVGVY; encoded by the coding sequence ATGTCCGCCGCTCCCGCCGTTTCTTCGGATGATCTGCCTTCGGACGACGCCGTCGCCCAGGCCCGCGCCGCCCTCGACGCCCATGCGGTCGAGATCGTGCAGTGGCATTTCCACGAATCGACGGGGTGTCCCTTCTGGCTGGAAAAAAAGAAGGAGCTGAAGTTTGATCCGCTCACCGAGGTGAAGTGCTTCGAGGACATCAAGAAGTTCCCTGACTTCGAGGACGAATGGCTCCGCGGCGGGCCCGTGCGGCGATGGGTCCCCCAGGCCTACGCGGACAAACCGATCTATGTCTTCGAGACCGGCGGCACGACGGGCATCCCCAAGAGCCGCATTGCGATCGATGATTTTAGGACCGACTATTCGAACTTCAGCGACACGCTCCCCGACAAGTACTTCCCGCCGGGGAGCAACTGGCTGATGCTCGGACCGAGCGGTCCGCGTCGGTTGCGGCTGGCGGTCGAGCACCTCGCCCAGCACCGCGGGGGCATCTGCTTCTGTATCGACCTCGACCCGCGCTGGGTCGTCAAATGCCTCAAGAAAGGCCAGATCGACCACGCCAACGACTACAAGAAGCACTGTATCGATCAGGCGATCACGATCCTCACCGCCGGGCACGACGTCCGGTGCATGTTCGGCACGCCGAAGCTGATCGAAGCCCTCTGCCTCGAACTCGAAGAGCGCGGCACGAGCCTCGCCGAGGCGGGCGTCACCGGCATCTTCTCCGGCGGCACCGAGTTCACGCCGCAGTGGACGAAGTTCTGCGTCGAAGAGCTCTTCGGTGGCCCGCCCGAGGAGAGCGGCGTCTACATGACGCCCACCTACGGCAACACGCTGATGGGCCTGGCGTGCAGCGAGCCCGTCACGAAAGCCAACGGCTACAAAATCACCTACCACGCCCCCGAACCGCGCGCGGTGCTCGAGGTCGTCGACTTCGACAAGACCGACGAGGTCGTCGGCTACGGCGAAACGGGCCGCTCGAAGCTGACAACGCTCACCAAAGAGTTCTTCGTCCCCGGCTTCCTCGAACGCGACGAGGGCGAACGCGAACCGCCCCACGCCATGTACCCCTGGGACGGCATCAGCGGAGTCCGGCCGTTCAGCCGCTTGGCGGGCGGGACAACCGTGGGTGTGTATTGA
- a CDS encoding two-component system sensor histidine kinase NtrB, with product MLPHALDPASSLRRRYLLGKVAIVCLSIASVASLEWALHACNRDAMIFQTVLGQVTQCQRLASAIDAMPAATLQPDTTPSGLEYTRVRDELVQGHERLKSQLATSLIDSTAQRDSLLMRLDAAFARLAKVDPQKALSEAEAADADYLLLVEEVGRQFVAETVNRTELHSGVGIGLLIASLILTAFVAVLVFEPAVQSIRQSYDAMVTRSGAIESKNVKAEETARSLRESLRFNDAILQTAADGIVVIDRQGKILSANPSAHRMFGLEPGSLIGSEVTTLMGSYDREHHHEYIAKYEQTGASSVIGQTRELVARRGDMDFFPIELSVAVMEWDGRRAYTGFLRDVSERRDLQNRLAQAEKLESIGRLAAGIAHEINTPLQFINANTQYLGEAFPLLAEAAAGGTATQPEKLEKIASTIQDAINDNVVGIARVSEIVKAMKEFSHPGEKLKSIGSVNTCVQSAVTITRNRWKGVADLELQLDEDLPACDVYVAELNQALLNLIVNAADAIGEANGSEAEPGKITIRTWADAETVNLVVEDSGPGVPDEVLAKIFDPFFTTKGVGKGTGQGLSIARDIIVKLHGGVLAVENRPEGGASFTIRLPLSTQPSPLPEEDPAAPKCPFAKASLA from the coding sequence ATGTTACCCCACGCCCTCGATCCCGCATCGTCGCTCCGTCGCCGTTACTTGCTCGGCAAGGTGGCGATTGTGTGTCTCTCCATCGCTTCGGTTGCTTCGCTCGAATGGGCGCTGCACGCTTGCAACCGCGACGCGATGATCTTCCAGACGGTGCTGGGCCAAGTGACGCAATGCCAACGCTTGGCTTCCGCGATCGACGCAATGCCGGCGGCAACGTTGCAACCGGACACTACGCCCTCTGGCTTGGAGTACACGCGGGTGCGCGACGAGCTCGTGCAAGGTCACGAGCGCCTAAAGTCACAACTAGCAACGTCGCTCATCGACAGCACCGCCCAGCGTGACTCCCTGCTGATGCGGCTCGACGCCGCCTTCGCGCGTCTTGCCAAAGTCGATCCGCAGAAAGCGCTCTCGGAAGCCGAGGCTGCCGACGCCGACTACCTGCTGCTTGTCGAAGAAGTCGGGCGGCAGTTCGTCGCAGAGACGGTAAACCGAACCGAGCTGCACAGCGGTGTCGGAATCGGACTGCTCATCGCGTCGCTGATCTTGACGGCGTTCGTGGCGGTGCTCGTGTTCGAGCCGGCGGTCCAGTCCATCCGCCAGTCCTACGACGCGATGGTGACGCGCAGTGGGGCGATTGAGTCCAAGAACGTCAAGGCCGAGGAAACCGCACGGTCGCTCCGCGAGTCGCTACGGTTCAACGACGCGATCTTGCAGACCGCCGCCGACGGCATCGTCGTTATCGACCGGCAGGGCAAGATCCTTTCGGCCAACCCCTCCGCGCATCGGATGTTCGGCCTCGAACCCGGCTCGCTCATCGGCTCGGAGGTGACGACGTTGATGGGCTCCTACGACCGTGAGCACCACCACGAATACATCGCCAAGTACGAGCAGACCGGCGCCAGCAGCGTCATCGGCCAAACGCGCGAACTGGTCGCCCGCCGCGGCGACATGGACTTCTTCCCGATCGAGTTGTCGGTCGCTGTGATGGAGTGGGACGGCCGCCGTGCCTACACGGGCTTTCTCCGTGACGTTTCGGAACGCCGTGATCTACAGAACCGGCTGGCTCAGGCGGAGAAGCTTGAGTCGATCGGTCGCCTCGCCGCGGGCATCGCTCACGAGATCAACACGCCGTTGCAGTTCATCAACGCCAACACACAGTATCTCGGCGAGGCGTTCCCATTGCTTGCCGAGGCCGCGGCCGGAGGCACGGCGACCCAGCCGGAGAAGCTCGAGAAGATCGCCTCTACGATCCAGGATGCGATCAACGACAACGTCGTCGGCATTGCCCGCGTCAGCGAGATCGTCAAGGCGATGAAGGAGTTCTCGCACCCCGGCGAGAAGTTGAAGTCGATCGGTTCGGTCAATACCTGTGTGCAGAGCGCGGTGACAATTACGCGAAACCGCTGGAAGGGCGTCGCGGACCTCGAGTTGCAACTCGACGAAGACCTCCCTGCCTGCGACGTGTACGTCGCCGAGTTGAACCAAGCGCTCTTGAACCTGATCGTCAACGCCGCCGACGCGATCGGCGAGGCCAACGGCAGCGAGGCCGAGCCAGGCAAGATCACGATCCGCACCTGGGCCGACGCGGAGACCGTGAATCTCGTCGTGGAGGATTCCGGTCCGGGCGTTCCCGACGAGGTCTTGGCGAAGATCTTCGACCCCTTCTTCACGACCAAGGGGGTCGGCAAGGGAACCGGTCAGGGCCTATCGATCGCCCGCGACATCATCGTAAAACTGCACGGCGGCGTCTTGGCCGTCGAGAACCGTCCCGAAGGGGGGGCCAGCTTCACGATCCGCCTGCCGCTGAGCACGCAGCCGTCGCCGCTCCCCGAAGAAGATCCCGCCGCGCCGAAGTGCCCCTTCGCCAAAGCGTCGCTCGCTTGA
- a CDS encoding aldehyde dehydrogenase family protein yields the protein MIELKSIRWGEPYESLEVDEVKHFYTGEPVARVHCVGGGIIQRDGKKAKNARRALQAIPPAQLVNRLKKAGELFESGTLTIGDTKQSPQDFVRTQSATTGMPIAMCQANVGKNAFVMKNIDRILDCLTRGLSLDILARGYGEENRGVTVSYQAECDALGAVLPSNSPGVHTLWLPVIALQMGLVLKPGSSEPWTPYRVFAAMTEAGIPPEAFCLYNGAGADIGGAILSSCRRAMIFGGPQTVAQYAGNEKVQVHGPGYSKVIFGDDCVDDWEKYVDLMADSVYRNGGRSCLNASSIYASRHTKAIAEAIAAKLGPIEVLPPDDPQAGLAAFTIQGAAKSIWGSIENDAKAPGVTHVTEQYGDRLVERPPVAYLRPVVLHHASHESETRNKEQMFPMVNVVECPQDKMLAAMGPTLICSAITNDESFRRELINSIDIDRLNLGPIPTPQVDWLQPHEGNLIEFLYRSRALQVAN from the coding sequence ATGATCGAACTGAAATCCATCCGCTGGGGCGAGCCCTACGAGTCGCTCGAGGTGGACGAGGTCAAGCACTTCTACACGGGCGAGCCGGTCGCACGCGTGCATTGCGTCGGCGGCGGCATCATCCAGCGCGACGGGAAGAAGGCGAAGAACGCGCGGCGGGCACTGCAAGCCATTCCGCCGGCACAGTTGGTGAATCGGCTCAAGAAGGCGGGCGAGCTGTTCGAGTCAGGAACGCTCACCATCGGCGACACAAAGCAATCGCCGCAGGACTTCGTCCGCACTCAGTCGGCGACCACGGGCATGCCGATCGCGATGTGCCAGGCGAACGTCGGCAAGAACGCGTTCGTGATGAAGAACATCGACCGCATCCTCGACTGCCTGACGCGCGGACTGTCGCTCGACATCCTCGCTCGCGGCTACGGCGAGGAGAACCGGGGCGTCACCGTGAGCTATCAGGCAGAGTGTGACGCGCTCGGCGCCGTGTTGCCGTCGAACTCGCCCGGCGTTCACACGCTGTGGCTGCCGGTGATCGCGCTGCAGATGGGCCTGGTGCTGAAGCCCGGTTCGAGCGAGCCATGGACACCGTACCGGGTCTTCGCCGCGATGACCGAGGCGGGCATCCCGCCCGAAGCCTTCTGCCTCTACAACGGCGCTGGCGCCGACATCGGCGGAGCGATCCTGTCGAGCTGTCGCCGCGCGATGATCTTCGGCGGGCCGCAGACCGTTGCCCAGTACGCCGGCAACGAGAAGGTGCAGGTCCACGGCCCCGGCTACTCGAAGGTGATCTTCGGCGACGACTGCGTCGATGATTGGGAGAAGTACGTCGATCTGATGGCGGACAGCGTCTACCGCAACGGCGGTCGCAGTTGCCTCAACGCCAGCAGCATTTACGCGTCGCGCCACACCAAGGCGATCGCCGAGGCGATCGCCGCGAAGCTCGGCCCGATCGAAGTGCTCCCGCCCGACGACCCGCAGGCGGGCCTCGCCGCGTTCACGATCCAAGGCGCCGCCAAGTCGATCTGGGGATCGATAGAAAACGACGCCAAAGCCCCCGGCGTCACGCACGTCACCGAGCAATACGGCGACCGGCTCGTTGAACGCCCGCCGGTCGCCTACCTCCGCCCGGTCGTGCTGCACCACGCATCGCACGAGAGCGAGACCCGCAACAAAGAGCAGATGTTCCCGATGGTGAACGTCGTCGAGTGCCCGCAAGACAAGATGCTCGCCGCGATGGGCCCAACGCTGATCTGCTCGGCGATCACGAACGACGAATCCTTCCGCCGCGAGTTAATCAACTCGATCGACATCGACCGACTGAACCTCGGCCCAATTCCGACGCCGCAGGTGGATTGGTTGCAACCGCATGAGGGCAACTTGATCGAGTTCCTCTACCGCAGCCGCGCTCTCCAGGTAGCAAATTGA
- a CDS encoding outer membrane protein assembly factor BamB family protein: MIVAFLFLGSVANADWPFARGGAESTGATDVSLPDEPQVVWTYEAGETSLEATPVVADGMAYFGDFDGTMHAVRVADGSLVWKRVASENGYTSPAAVDGEALYVPDMNGVVACLATADGAERWSFDAESEMYGGPLVHKLASGESLVLVPTEAGTLHVLDAATGKEKWSFTIDAPLRCTPTVVGGNALLAGCDGKLHTLDLQTGNETGACDIGDPTGNTAAVVGSVAFFGTEAGAFLAVDAADPAKPVVKWTYRDQRSRQGIRTAAAVTKDAVVYVNQSKVVFALHPDSGDMLWNWRTRSGVDASPLLLGDGKALVATSRGQAMLLHPVKGDPVWEEDFGGAFIASPAAADGVVLMPNTDGRLYALGGKKE; the protein is encoded by the coding sequence GTGATCGTTGCTTTTCTGTTCTTAGGAAGTGTTGCCAACGCCGATTGGCCCTTCGCTCGGGGCGGGGCCGAATCGACTGGCGCCACGGACGTGTCATTGCCGGATGAGCCGCAGGTCGTGTGGACCTACGAGGCGGGCGAGACCTCGCTCGAAGCGACGCCGGTCGTCGCCGACGGCATGGCCTACTTCGGCGATTTCGATGGGACGATGCATGCGGTTCGTGTCGCGGACGGGTCGCTGGTTTGGAAGCGGGTGGCGAGCGAGAACGGATACACGTCGCCGGCGGCGGTGGACGGCGAGGCGCTGTACGTGCCCGACATGAACGGCGTGGTCGCTTGCCTCGCGACCGCCGACGGCGCCGAGCGCTGGTCGTTCGACGCCGAGTCGGAGATGTACGGCGGACCGCTGGTGCATAAGCTCGCTAGCGGCGAGTCGCTGGTGCTCGTCCCCACCGAGGCGGGCACGCTCCACGTGCTCGACGCGGCGACGGGCAAGGAGAAGTGGAGCTTCACAATCGACGCGCCGCTGCGGTGTACGCCAACGGTCGTCGGCGGGAACGCCTTGCTCGCCGGCTGTGATGGGAAGTTGCACACGCTCGATCTCCAGACGGGTAACGAGACCGGCGCTTGCGACATCGGCGACCCCACTGGCAACACGGCCGCGGTGGTGGGCAGCGTGGCCTTTTTCGGCACCGAAGCCGGCGCGTTCCTCGCCGTCGATGCCGCGGACCCGGCCAAGCCCGTTGTGAAGTGGACCTACCGCGACCAGCGTTCGCGGCAGGGCATCCGCACCGCCGCCGCAGTGACGAAGGACGCGGTGGTCTATGTCAACCAAAGCAAGGTGGTCTTCGCTCTCCACCCCGACAGCGGCGACATGCTCTGGAACTGGCGCACCCGCAGCGGCGTGGACGCCTCGCCGCTACTACTCGGCGACGGCAAGGCGCTTGTCGCCACCTCGCGCGGTCAAGCGATGCTGCTGCATCCGGTGAAGGGCGACCCGGTGTGGGAAGAAGACTTCGGCGGCGCATTCATCGCCTCCCCCGCTGCCGCGGACGGCGTGGTCCTCATGCCCAACACCGACGGCCGACTCTACGCCCTCGGTGGCAAGAAGGAGTAG
- a CDS encoding coproporphyrinogen-III oxidase family protein — translation MSEATKTEVGSYFISNYPPFSQWSKEAVEDAVAALGSPPLADTPLGLYLHLPFCRKRCKFCYFKVFTDKNAAEVERYLAALSKEIELVSKQPVMGGRPFRFVYFGGGTPSFLSSRQLTRLVDRLRENIDWSLAEEVTFECEPGTLSEAKVGTLKEIGVTRLSLGVEHYDDKILRDNGRAHESMEIDRAWPWIEAAGFDSVNIDLISGMAGDTTEKWQAAVRRAIDMNPGSVTIYQMELPFNTVISKGVLAGEESPIAPWQQKRDWLDWAFDQLLDAGYEQSSAYTMVKPGTKFSYRDNLWRGSDLLATGIASFGHASGVHYQNHPEWEQYLGALEAGQLPLGRALRITPHQALVREMVLQLKKGHIAPSYFQEKFGVAIRDEWADVWSRYEGDGLVTFDDDAIHLTRAGLLRVDSLLPAFFEPEHQGVRYT, via the coding sequence ATGTCCGAAGCGACCAAGACCGAAGTCGGCTCCTACTTCATCAGCAACTACCCTCCTTTCTCGCAGTGGTCGAAAGAGGCGGTAGAGGACGCGGTGGCTGCGCTGGGGTCGCCGCCTTTAGCTGACACGCCGTTAGGGCTCTACTTGCACCTGCCGTTCTGTCGCAAGCGGTGCAAGTTCTGTTACTTCAAGGTCTTCACCGACAAGAACGCCGCGGAGGTCGAGCGTTATCTCGCCGCGCTCTCCAAAGAGATCGAGCTGGTGAGCAAGCAGCCCGTCATGGGGGGGCGTCCGTTCCGGTTTGTTTACTTCGGCGGCGGGACGCCCTCGTTCTTGTCGAGCCGTCAGCTCACACGCCTCGTCGATCGTCTGCGTGAGAACATCGACTGGTCGCTCGCCGAGGAAGTCACCTTCGAGTGCGAGCCCGGCACGCTCAGCGAGGCGAAGGTCGGCACGCTCAAGGAGATTGGCGTGACGCGGTTGTCGCTGGGCGTCGAGCACTACGACGACAAGATCCTCCGCGACAACGGCCGCGCGCACGAATCGATGGAGATCGACCGTGCCTGGCCCTGGATCGAGGCCGCCGGCTTCGACAGTGTCAACATCGACCTCATCAGCGGCATGGCGGGAGACACCACCGAGAAGTGGCAGGCCGCCGTCCGCCGGGCGATCGACATGAACCCCGGGAGCGTCACGATCTACCAGATGGAGCTGCCGTTCAACACGGTGATCTCCAAAGGCGTGCTCGCCGGCGAAGAGTCGCCGATCGCGCCGTGGCAGCAGAAGCGCGACTGGCTCGATTGGGCTTTCGACCAGCTGCTCGACGCCGGCTACGAGCAGTCGAGCGCTTACACGATGGTGAAGCCAGGCACGAAGTTCAGCTACCGCGACAATCTCTGGCGCGGAAGCGACCTCTTGGCCACTGGCATCGCCAGCTTCGGCCACGCATCGGGCGTCCACTACCAGAACCACCCCGAGTGGGAGCAGTACCTCGGCGCGCTCGAGGCGGGCCAGCTTCCGCTCGGCCGCGCGCTGCGGATTACGCCGCACCAGGCGCTGGTGCGTGAGATGGTGCTGCAACTGAAGAAAGGCCATATCGCGCCGTCGTACTTCCAAGAGAAGTTCGGCGTCGCTATCCGCGACGAGTGGGCCGACGTCTGGTCCCGCTACGAGGGGGACGGCCTCGTGACATTCGACGACGACGCGATCCACCTCACCCGGGCGGGCTTGTTGCGAGTCGATTCTTTGCTCCCGGCGTTCTTCGAGCCGGAGCACCAAGGGGTGCGTTACACCTAA
- a CDS encoding DEAD/DEAH box helicase, which yields MPPHDADTPAASVQVTSWSCDELSHCVSRDLSDGCVRPLAPTRSYNAASLRGRVLDVLSMPRPSLAIKTHGAVLPEGQAWLAGKMSPSLPRKPRTDAAEATERPARRTPVRPPADMVKLEDRLMCVLQPPIEALLRAESLPLPFDAFPYQMEGVAFLCPRTHAVVADEMGLGKTMQSITAMRVLAHRGEARRVLLVCPKPLVTNWRRELRLWAPELSVTIVEGSPARREFAWRNDTSVVTLVGYETLVRDAAIAAERPYDLVLLDESQRIKNPGSATSSAVRALVRSRSWALTGTPIENSLDDLVGIFEFVSPGLLRPGMTPRAVGDAVRDSVIRRTKDLVLDDMPPKMIHDASIDLSPEQWETYQRAEDEGVIRLRELDGAEGRELTIHHVFELVLRLKQVCNFDPVTGASAKLDRLEADLEECVASGRKAIVFSQWVDTVERIAERLGKSGLRYETEQYHGRVPHKRRDAVLDRFKNDPNCPVLLMSYGAGSVGLNLQFASYVFLFDRWWNPAVEDQAINRAHRIGAAGPVTVTRMLATGTIEDRIDQVLQQKRELFDEVFRDGVGAGSAGLSRDELFALFPLRGPSARGAA from the coding sequence GTGCCGCCGCATGACGCCGACACGCCGGCGGCGAGCGTGCAGGTCACGAGCTGGTCGTGCGATGAGCTTTCGCACTGCGTTTCTAGAGACCTAAGCGATGGCTGCGTGCGGCCGCTCGCGCCAACGCGTTCGTACAACGCCGCGTCGCTGCGTGGTCGCGTGCTCGACGTGCTGTCGATGCCGCGGCCGTCGCTCGCCATCAAGACGCACGGCGCGGTGCTGCCGGAGGGTCAGGCGTGGCTCGCCGGCAAGATGTCGCCAAGCCTGCCGCGCAAGCCCCGCACCGACGCCGCGGAAGCGACCGAACGCCCAGCGCGGCGCACCCCTGTGCGACCGCCGGCGGATATGGTGAAGCTTGAGGACCGCTTGATGTGCGTCTTGCAGCCGCCGATCGAAGCGTTGTTGCGGGCCGAATCGTTACCGCTGCCGTTCGATGCGTTCCCGTACCAGATGGAGGGGGTCGCCTTCCTGTGCCCGCGGACCCACGCCGTCGTGGCGGACGAGATGGGCCTCGGCAAGACGATGCAGTCGATCACCGCCATGCGGGTGCTCGCGCATCGTGGCGAAGCGCGGCGGGTGCTGCTGGTGTGCCCCAAGCCGTTGGTGACCAACTGGCGCCGCGAGCTGCGGCTGTGGGCGCCGGAGTTGTCGGTCACGATCGTCGAAGGCTCGCCGGCGCGGCGGGAGTTCGCCTGGCGAAACGATACCTCCGTGGTCACCCTTGTCGGCTACGAAACGCTGGTGCGCGACGCGGCGATCGCGGCCGAGCGGCCGTACGACCTCGTGCTGCTCGACGAGTCGCAACGCATCAAGAACCCTGGCAGCGCAACCAGCTCCGCCGTCCGCGCTTTGGTGCGGAGCCGCAGTTGGGCGCTGACGGGGACGCCGATCGAAAACTCGCTCGATGACCTCGTGGGCATCTTCGAGTTCGTCTCGCCGGGCCTGTTACGTCCGGGCATGACGCCGCGCGCTGTCGGCGACGCGGTGCGCGACAGCGTGATCCGACGCACGAAGGACCTCGTGCTCGACGACATGCCGCCGAAGATGATCCACGACGCGTCGATCGACCTCTCGCCCGAACAGTGGGAGACCTATCAACGCGCCGAAGACGAAGGGGTCATCCGCCTCCGTGAGCTGGACGGCGCCGAGGGACGCGAGCTTACCATCCACCATGTCTTCGAGCTCGTGCTGCGACTCAAGCAGGTCTGCAACTTCGACCCCGTGACCGGCGCGAGCGCGAAGCTCGACCGACTCGAAGCCGACCTCGAAGAGTGCGTCGCCTCGGGCCGCAAGGCGATCGTCTTCAGCCAGTGGGTCGATACGGTCGAGCGGATCGCCGAGCGACTCGGCAAGTCGGGCCTGCGTTACGAGACCGAGCAGTACCACGGCCGCGTGCCGCACAAGCGCCGCGACGCGGTGCTGGATCGTTTCAAGAACGATCCCAACTGCCCCGTGCTGTTGATGAGTTACGGCGCGGGGAGCGTGGGGCTCAACTTGCAGTTCGCCAGCTATGTGTTCCTCTTCGACCGCTGGTGGAATCCGGCCGTCGAGGACCAGGCGATCAACCGCGCGCACCGCATCGGCGCCGCGGGGCCGGTGACGGTGACGCGGATGCTCGCCACCGGGACGATCGAAGACCGGATCGATCAGGTGCTGCAACAGAAGCGAGAGCTGTTCGACGAGGTCTTCCGCGACGGCGTCGGCGCCGGCTCGGCGGGGCTATCGCGCGACGAGTTGTTTGCGTTGTTTCCGCTACGCGGGCCTTCGGCGCGCGGGGCGGCGTAA
- a CDS encoding GxxExxY protein codes for MSADESRWPLEEVTETVIGAAFKVSNELGVGFLERVYENALAIELREAGLVVEQQKPVKVLYRGVIVGDYQIDLLVENRLVLELKHASGLTDAHLAQSLNYLKATGYELALVINFGTSRVQVKRVIRSRNHHQ; via the coding sequence ATGAGCGCTGATGAAAGCAGATGGCCCCTTGAGGAAGTTACCGAGACCGTTATTGGCGCCGCATTCAAAGTATCGAATGAGTTGGGAGTGGGCTTTCTTGAGCGGGTTTATGAGAACGCTCTTGCTATAGAATTGCGGGAGGCTGGGTTAGTTGTCGAACAGCAAAAGCCCGTCAAGGTTCTCTATCGTGGCGTTATCGTTGGAGATTATCAGATCGACCTACTGGTAGAGAATCGTCTGGTGCTCGAACTTAAGCACGCGAGCGGGCTAACCGACGCCCACCTTGCCCAAAGCCTCAACTATCTCAAGGCAACAGGATACGAGCTCGCCCTTGTGATCAATTTCGGAACCTCAAGAGTCCAAGTAAAGCGAGTCATCCGCTCCCGCAATCATCACCAATAA